The genomic segment TCCTGCAACGTCGGGGCCGCCACCGCAATGGCGTTACGCGTTAGGTAGCCCAGCACCGTGCCCACGGTGACCAGGGCGATCATATACCAGCGTAACCCTTTAATCTTACGCATTAAAACTTCTCCCAATAGTAGTGCCGTCAATCCAACTGCTCGGTCGGTGGCTCGACGGTGTGATATAGAGAACCCAACGTAAGGTGTTCCCCTAGGTATTGTTTTTATCAGGCTGCCCAGGGTGCTGCGTCCTGCCGGTGCGGCTTTTCAGCGGGCCGGTTAATTGCCGGCTCTTCCGAATCGCACCCACCCCGCTTGGGTGTTCGCTAAACGCCCCGCGGTCCTCGCCAATAAACAAAATTTGAGTCCTGACTGAAAACGGCGTTACGATAACTTGTCATACATATTTAAAAGATGAGAACCATCACAAAAACCATTAATAATTTAATGGATAATAATTTGGTCCCGTCAGCCGCCTTTTTCGGCGGAATTGGCGCAAAGATGTGACATTTTTGTTGATTCATGAAGGGTGTTCGCTACGACAGGGCTTAGAATCCAATCAGTTGGTCCTAAATTGGTATAACATCTTTCGACATTTTGGAAACATTGCTAAAAAAACGAAGGTGAGGAGCCTGTTATGACCGCGTTTTTAACTGAAGATTTTTTGCTGGACAGCGAATTCGCCCGCCGTTTGTATCATGACTATGCGAAAGACCAGCCGATTTTTGATTATCACTGTCATTTACCGCCGGAACAGATCGCGCAAAATTACCGCTTTAAAAACCTGTACGACATCTGGCTGAAAGGAGACCACTATAAATGGCGCGCGATGCGCACCAACGGCGTGGCCGAACGTTTTTGTACCGGCGACGCCGGCGACTGGGAAAAATTTGAAGCCTGGGCGCAGACCGTGCCGCACACCATCGGCAACCCCCTCTATCACTGGACCCATTTGGAACTGCGCCGTCCGTTCGGCATCAGCGACACCTTATTGTCGCCAGCGACCGCGCGGCAAATCTGGGACCGCGGTAATGCCCTGCTAGAACAGGATAATTTCACCGCCCGCGGCATTATGCAGCAGATGTGTGGGGTGGCAATCATTTCTGGACTCTCAAGGGGAATGATGGATTAGCCGGAAGCCCTTTACTGACGCGGCTTACAGTGATTTTAAGAATTCTGGACTCGTCGCAAAAAAATGAGCAGAAAATGAGTTTTTTGCACTATATTCTGGACTGGATTGGTCGTGGTTTGAGTAAGTTTTAAAGCCGTTTAAACAATTTTTGATTAACGATTTCGTTGCTAAATATAAACAGAGAATTTATAGTTTTGTTAAACGACCCTTTTGCGCTCGCTTGCTAGGCTATCTTCTGATGCTACTTCACCCTCCTCACTAGCCCCCTTTTTGATTTGGTCATAAAGCTGCATAAGACGCTCTTTTTCTTCCTGAGAGAGTAGAAGTAGGGCGTTATCTACGGAGTCAATACGTGATGATGAAAGCAATATTCCTTTGGCTCTTTCTTTATGGATAAGACGGATTAGTGATTCTATATCCTGACGATCAAGAGACTCATAAATCATTAGCCATGTATGTTTTAAGTTGTCATGCTCTTGTGTTTTTGGACTACTTTTAGCTCTACGCTCTTTATTTAGCCCTAACGCGAGCCACTCAAGACTAACATTCTCAGCTTCAGCTAACGACAAAACTACCTTTAACGCTGGCTCAGTGCCTTTATGTAAGTAGTTATTTATTGTTGATGCAGGTAGCCCCCAAGCCTTAGCTGCTGAACGAATACTTCTTCCGCCAATAAGCATTTCAAGACGCTCCCTGAAGCTTTCTTTTCCCTCCCAGCCAAAAGCAAATTTATTTTCTTTTGTACCCATTTTTCTATTCCATGTAACATTTTGAATTATAAAGGAAAAACAAGAGCGCGCTAAAAAAAGAAAAGAAAGAGCTATTTTTGCTTTACTTGGGTTATTTTTAGGGCAATACTTGTCGATAGAAGTAAGCCTTATGACTTACCCGCATGGTTAACTTTTTAGGGTAATCGAATGATAGATAGAAATGAAGTGAATCATTGTGACTGGCACCGAATTGATATCGTGGCCTCCCTGCACAAGAAGGGGATCACCATGCAAGATCTTTCCCGCGGCTCGGGGCTGGCGTCCAGCACGTTAAAAAACGCGCTGTATCGTCCCTATCCCAAAGGTGAACGCATTATCGCTAATGCACTCAATGTGGATCTGGCCAGCATTTGGCCAAGTCGTTATATGGTCAAGGTGTCGTAATTATGTTTGTTACGGTGAGTGAGTTAGTCGGTTTACCCGGATTACCTGGCACCTTGCAGGGACTTCGCTGGTCATTGAATAAGCGGACTGCAAATTCACCCGATTTAGTCCGTAAGCGTTCGGGTACCAAGGCTTTCGAGTACCACATAGATTGTTTGCCAGAACAAACACGCGAGATCATCAAACAGCGGCACTATAAATCTTTGATTGCGCAAGCCCCGGCCCAGCCGGCTGATGAGTCGGTCAAGCGCAGCACCGCCATCAAGTCGCGTGATGAGCTGGCGATCATGCGCCAATGTCCCGCTCTGCTCGAGCGCAAGGTGCAGGCCCTGAACGATCACCAAAAGCAGATTGCCGATGCGCGCATGATACTGGCACAGGAAGTGATTCGGTTACAGCAGGCTGGCATGACCCGCATTGCGGCGGTGACCTTTATCGTCGATGAGTCAAAGGCCGGCACATTGCCCGAGGCCCTGCAGCGCGCCGCCACGCTGGCTAACGCCAAAAAGGGCCGCACCCGGCAAGGGGTGGGCAAAAGCAGTCTGCAGGAAAGGGTGAGTCTCTATCTTAGCGCCGAGCGGCCCCAGGAGCGTCTGGCGATACTGGCTCCCGGTCAGCCGAAGAAGCAGCGTCCCGAGGACATGACGTGGTTCTACGCCCTGTTCTGGCCGCATTATGCCCGACCCTGTGGCCCCACAGTGCTGGAAGCCTACCGCGCGTTTCAGGCGGACTGGCAGGGCAAATACCATGACCAGCCCGCCATGCTGGCGGCCCTGCCGACCTACGACAAGGTCAATCGCATGGTCAAGAGGGTGGCACCTCACCGACGGGTCAAGGGCCGGGTCACCGGTTCGGCGCTCAAGGCGTATCAGGTGTACCAGCAGCGGGATTGGGCACAGATGCCGGTGAACGGCTGCTGGATAGCCGACGGCAAGTCGCTGAACATGAAAGTGGCGCATCCGATACACGGGCGGCCCTTTACCCCGGAGCTGACGTTGGTGCTCGACGGACGTACCCGGTATCTGGTGGGCTGGAGCCTGTCACTGGCGGAAAACGCCATCGCGGTAGCGGATGCATGGCGTTATGCCATCCAGCACCACGGCAAGCCATTGTTTGCCTACTCCGATAACGGCGGTGGTGAGACCAACAAGATGCTGGATGCGGATATCACCGGGATTTTTCCCCGGCTGGGCATAGAGCATATTACCGGTATCCCCGGTAATCCGCAGGCGCGGGGGATTATTGAGCGGCTTAACGGGGTTCTCCCACGCCGGCTGGCTCTGCGCTTTCAGACCTATAACGGGCTAAGCGCTGACCCCAACGGGACGCGGGTGCAGGGGCAAAAGCTGCTGAGTCTGTCGAATGCCTTGCGCCAGGGTAAAGAGCTGAACCCTGTCCAGCAGAAAACGCTGGCGATATTGCCCAGCTGGCGGCAGCTGATAGACGCCATCGAGGAAGAGGTGCAGCGCTATAACCACAGCCACGAGCACAGCGCGCTGCCGAAGGTTAACGGCAAGTCGATGACGCCGGCTGCTTACCGCAAGGCCCTGCTGACCGAGGAAGGAGACAACATTGAATACCTGACGCCGGGCGAATTGCGCGAGATGTTTATGCCGGAAGAGAAACGCGTGGCCTAGCGCGGTTGGGTTGAACTGTTGAATAACCAGTATTTTGCCCGGGAGCTGATTGAGGTAGACCGCCAGACGGTGCGGGTGGCCTACGATATCCATAATCCTAATGAAGTGATTATTCGCCAGTTGAACGGCGCCTATCTCTGCACTGCGCTCTGGAATGGCAATACCGCCTCGCCGGTGCCGGTCTCCAGAGTGGAAAAAGCGCTGGAAGCGCGCGCCAAGCGTCGCATTAAGCTGGCTGAAAGCAAGATTCAGGATGCGAAAGACGAATTACGCCCGGTGATTGACGCGCCCAGGGAAAGCGATTACAGCCTGCTGGTACCCAAGGCAGCGGAACCCGAAAAAGAGAAGGTGTATTTATTTGAATCTGAATATGAGCACGATATCAAGCAGGTCGGTAATAACCGCTAAGGATATATTGTATGACAACGCGAGAACGTATTTTCCAGCTGATGGAGCGGTCAGGTTACACCCAGCGCAAGGTGGCCGATAAAACCGGATTAAGCGGCGCGACCATTTCACAATATTTAAAGGGGGTCTACAACGGCAATATTGATAACGTCGAGGGCACACTGCGGGATTTTCTTGACCGCGAGACAGAGCGCGCCCACCGGCGGGACATCAAGGTGCATTTTGTGCCGACCCATCTGGCCCGGGTGGCGCTGGACCTGATTGGTGCCACGCACGACTTCGGCGATATCGGCGTGATATACGGCCCGGCTGGCATGGGAAAAAGCATGGTGCTGAAGGAGTATGTGCGCGCCAACAGCGCCAATAAAGGCGTCATCCTGATTGAAGCCGACCCCGGCTATACCACCAAGGTGTTATTGCAGGCGCTGTGCGCCCGGCTGGGTCTGCGCAAAACCGGCAATATTCATGAGCTGGTCGAGGAATGTG from the Candidatus Sodalis pierantonius str. SOPE genome contains:
- a CDS encoding helix-turn-helix domain-containing protein; translated protein: MGTKENKFAFGWEGKESFRERLEMLIGGRSIRSAAKAWGLPASTINNYLHKGTEPALKVVLSLAEAENVSLEWLALGLNKERRAKSSPKTQEHDNLKHTWLMIYESLDRQDIESLIRLIHKERAKGILLSSSRIDSVDNALLLLSQEEKERLMQLYDQIKKGASEEGEVASEDSLASERKRVV
- a CDS encoding helix-turn-helix domain-containing protein codes for the protein MIDRNEVNHCDWHRIDIVASLHKKGITMQDLSRGSGLASSTLKNALYRPYPKGERIIANALNVDLASIWPSRYMVKVS
- a CDS encoding DNA-binding protein; its protein translation is MFVTVSELVGLPGLPGTLQGLRWSLNKRTANSPDLVRKRSGTKAFEYHIDCLPEQTREIIKQRHYKSLIAQAPAQPADESVKRSTAIKSRDELAIMRQCPALLERKVQALNDHQKQIADARMILAQEVIRLQQAGMTRIAAVTFIVDESKAGTLPEALQRAATLANAKKGRTRQGVGKSSLQERVSLYLSAERPQERLAILAPGQPKKQRPEDMTWFYALFWPHYARPCGPTVLEAYRAFQADWQGKYHDQPAMLAALPTYDKVNRMVKRVAPHRRVKGRVTGSALKAYQVYQQRDWAQMPVNGCWIADGKSLNMKVAHPIHGRPFTPELTLVLDGRTRYLVGWSLSLAENAIAVADAWRYAIQHHGKPLFAYSDNGGGETNKMLDADITGIFPRLGIEHITGIPGNPQARGIIERLNGVLPRRLALRFQTYNGLSADPNGTRVQGQKLLSLSNALRQGKELNPVQQKTLAILPSWRQLIDAIEEEVQRYNHSHEHSALPKVNGKSMTPAAYRKALLTEEGDNIEYLTPGELREMFMPEEKRVA
- a CDS encoding AAA family ATPase, producing the protein MTTRERIFQLMERSGYTQRKVADKTGLSGATISQYLKGVYNGNIDNVEGTLRDFLDRETERAHRRDIKVHFVPTHLARVALDLIGATHDFGDIGVIYGPAGMGKSMVLKEYVRANSANKGVILIEADPGYTTKVLLQALCARLGLRKTGNIHELVEECVQGLRDKNWLVLVDEAELLPYRALEVLRRIHDRSGVAIVLAGMPRLLLNLKGSRGEYAQLYSRVGMALDLESRKKDSEAEDFSAILGSLLSNGEATGEPLAPEIAAAFRKHSRGNYRRLFKLARGVARTSAIGNQGMSVTLIDRYAEMLIH